In one window of Capra hircus breed San Clemente chromosome 28, ASM170441v1, whole genome shotgun sequence DNA:
- the MSS51 gene encoding putative protein MSS51 homolog, mitochondrial has protein sequence MAPRSRRRRHKKSPSSVAPVVETPPTVVAPVPLNLAKPGPSIDTLGFFCLENNVPGLSQLILQKLNMKSYEEYKLVLDGGTPVSGFGYRCLEEMFQKMEDTFQFCAYCKALPSGLSDSKVLRHCKRCRNVYYCDPECQRSDWPTHRKVCQELRLVAVDRLMEWLLVTGDFVLPSGPWSWLTEVVQGWDTWFSMRRLQLDDTLDAVLESQAMTTLWASVRRPRPDPDVLKGSLKRLLTDVLSRPLTLGFGLRALGINVGKVGGSTVHVVGASHAETFLTRPGDYDELGYMFPGHLGFHIIMVGVDVAAGFSQSTSASLLEPGTVQISGHRGLYHDFWEEQIETGQIAHPDLVVAFHPGFHASPDLMEAWLPTLLLLRDYEIPTMITVYSHQELAASLQILVDLDTHITAYGANPFASLKPEQVYSNPNKQPVYCSAYYIMFLGSSCQLDKRQLEEKVNGRV, from the exons ATGGCTCCACGGTCCCGACGACGAAGGCACAAGAAATCCCCCTCATCAGTGGCTCCTGTGGTTGAGACCCCACCTACAGTTGTGGCTCCTGTGCCTCTGAACCTCGCTAAACCTGGCCCTAGCATTGATACACTTGGCTTCTTCTGCTTGGAGAATAATGTTCCTGGCCTATCCCAGCTGATCCTTCAAAAACTGAACATGAAAAGCTATGAAGAATACAA GTTGGTGCTAGACGGGGGTACTCCAGTGTCAGGCTTTGGATATCGATGCCTTGAAGAAATGTTCCAGAAGATGGAAGACACATTCCAATTCTGTGCTTACTGTAAAGCACTCCCTAGTGGCCTTTCAGACTCCAAAGTCCTCCGGCACTGCAAAAG GTGCAGAAATGTCTATTACTGTGATCCAGAGTGCCAGAGGTCAGACTGGCCAACACACAGGAAGGTCTGTCAAGAACTGCGTCTTGTAGCTGTGGACCGTCTCATGGAATGGCTTCTGGTCACAG GTGATTTTGTCCTGCCCTCAGGACCTTGGTCATGGCTGACTGAAGTTGTACAGGGTTGGGACACCTGGTTTTCTATGCGACGTTTACAGCTAGATGATACACTGGATGCTGTGCTTGAAAGTCAGGCCATGACCACCCTGTGGGCTAGTGTCAGACGGCCAAGACCAGACCCAGATGTCCTGAAGGGCTCTTTGAAGCGGTTGCTGACAGATGTCTTGTCACGGCCCTTGACACTGGGCTTTGGGCTTCGGGCCTTGGGAATAAATGTTGGGAAAGTTGGGGGAAGCACAGTGCACGTGGTTGGTGCTTCTCATGCAGAGACATTCCTCACTCGCCCTGGGGACTATGATGAGCTTGGCTACATGTTTCCTGGACACCTTGGCTTCCATATAATCATGGTGGGTGTAGATGTGGCTGCTGGCTTTTCACAGAGCACCTCAGCTTCACTCCTGGAACCTGGCACAGTTCAGATTAGTGGCCATCGGGGCCTCTATCATGACTTCTGGGAGGAGCAGATAGAGACTGGGCAGATAGCCCATCCAGATTTGGTGGTAGCATTCCATCCAG GTTTCCATGCTTCCCCGGACTTGATGGAGGCTTGGCTGCCCACCCTCTTGCTACTTCGTGATTATGAGATCCCTACAATGATTACTGTTTACAG CCATCAGGAGTTGGCAGCCTCGTTGCAGATTTTGGTGGACCTGGATACACACATCACAGCCTATGGAGCTAACCCTTTTGCGTCCCTTAAACCTGAACAGGTCTACTCCAACCCCAACAAGCAGCCAGTTTACTGCAGTGCCTACTATATCATGTTTCTTGGAAGCTCCTGCCAGCTGGATAAGAGGCAATTGGAAGAGAAAGTAAATGGCAGGGTATAA